From the Chitinophaga lutea genome, one window contains:
- a CDS encoding SusC/RagA family TonB-linked outer membrane protein — protein sequence MNTFLFTMRVALLKSCLLLCLAGTVLAAGTGAQGVLDKKISLAMNNKVLKNVLGKIEQTAAVKFAYASQTIPLNNKVSIEVSDTRLGDVLEVLLAPYKVTYEVVGNQIILKKDGMKMVISSDMLENAVFKKVTGQVKTADGATVPGVTVAVKGTAKGTITNADGRYEIEADEGAVLVFTAIGFETQEVTVGGNAAYDVVLQESKKELKEVVVTALGVRKEKRALGYSVTEVKGADMAATNEVNPINALQGKAAGINIDQGSGGLFGNSRILIRGNSTLNTNNQPIFVIDGVILDNDAFNGQGRDFGNDLKNLNMEEFESVSVLKGSAAAALYGARAINGVVLITTKKGRAKKGWGVSVSQSINIQDPYRGPDFQNEYGGGTVGAFFTDTRDPGYKPNQNWQTKVFPTNAAGEPYIDPQKNRELENWGPRFANQRVLNYDGTWTEYKAAPNNYLDAFQTGVGYITNVALDGATEKSSFRLSYSRNQAEGFNLRNKMDKNAFSLRATHNLTSFIALDAGADYTTLNGENPPALGLNNFIWIFPRNYDTKYWMQRAKYTSTLGGVPKPYDPAETNFVPGADYWFRIYENNYLQDEQMFRGRLTITATLNSWLKLQLEGNFSNLAIKKETKELGQGYNFTGADNTSGGKYGLGHSNKQSYFFKWMGLVTKQLSKDLSLNGYIGGETQRFNVSHNYSETAGGLIFPGNYFLGNSQKPQFSEGGVKTRKTINSIYASADLAYKDQLYMQATWRGDWSSALTYANGEGNNFYNYPAVSLSWIFTETFKMPSFISFGKLRSNVAWLGGDLDPFLINPGFKLQGYSEANGGNTPLLTYFMDPSGQSFVVDKNIKPLNKRAVEAGLDLRFLQDRLGIDVTLYRDNTFNQAIRIPAAAESGVNSLMINAGNIQNSGVEIALNATPVKTKSFDWNTVLTYTRNRNKIVELYGDREYYALDDEGLGGNDQIPYAKVGGAYGVIRTRIHSKSYQAVDASGNPKDHPNNGKVVLAWRSDARAAFPKRSNEWKDVGDINPDFRGSWDNTFRYKNFSLNFLIDAKIGGDMVMHTLRYGTHTGIFKSSLQGRDKEHGGIEWTSRYDNQTYDDGILPEGVFDNGQKITQPDGTEVDVSGMTFREAYDKGYVEPTHLPQFNYRYGSFSTAVGDYWVVENSWVSLRQLALNYTLPQSVAAKLHLTNLGVSIIGRDLFYLYNSLPNNINPASNNSNRTSVNKEEGFVPPMVRSFGFTIRAGF from the coding sequence ATGAATACCTTCCTTTTTACAATGCGGGTAGCGCTGTTAAAGTCATGCCTGTTGCTGTGCCTGGCGGGCACCGTTTTAGCCGCCGGTACAGGAGCACAGGGAGTGCTCGATAAGAAGATCTCCCTGGCCATGAATAACAAAGTGCTCAAAAACGTACTGGGCAAAATTGAGCAGACGGCTGCCGTTAAATTTGCATACGCCTCTCAGACCATCCCGCTGAACAACAAAGTGAGCATCGAAGTATCGGACACCCGCCTGGGCGACGTGCTCGAAGTATTGCTCGCTCCTTACAAAGTGACCTACGAAGTAGTGGGCAACCAGATCATTCTCAAAAAAGACGGGATGAAAATGGTGATCAGCAGCGACATGCTGGAGAATGCCGTTTTCAAAAAGGTAACGGGCCAGGTGAAAACGGCCGACGGCGCCACCGTACCGGGTGTAACGGTAGCGGTGAAAGGTACCGCCAAAGGCACTATCACCAATGCGGACGGCCGCTATGAAATAGAAGCCGACGAAGGCGCCGTGCTGGTGTTTACCGCTATCGGCTTCGAAACGCAGGAAGTGACCGTGGGCGGCAATGCCGCGTACGACGTGGTGCTGCAGGAATCCAAAAAAGAACTGAAAGAAGTGGTGGTGACGGCCCTCGGTGTACGCAAGGAGAAACGCGCGCTGGGCTACTCCGTAACGGAAGTGAAAGGCGCCGATATGGCGGCCACCAACGAAGTGAACCCGATCAACGCCCTCCAGGGTAAAGCGGCGGGTATCAATATCGACCAGGGCTCCGGCGGGCTGTTCGGCAACTCCCGTATCCTCATCCGCGGTAACTCCACGCTGAATACGAACAACCAGCCCATCTTCGTGATCGACGGGGTGATCCTCGATAACGACGCCTTCAACGGGCAGGGCCGCGATTTCGGGAACGACCTGAAGAACCTGAACATGGAAGAGTTTGAAAGCGTATCCGTACTGAAAGGTTCCGCTGCCGCCGCATTGTACGGCGCCCGCGCCATCAACGGCGTGGTGCTCATCACCACCAAAAAAGGCCGCGCGAAAAAAGGATGGGGCGTGAGCGTATCACAATCCATCAACATACAGGACCCTTACCGCGGGCCCGACTTCCAGAACGAATACGGCGGCGGTACGGTAGGCGCATTTTTTACCGATACCCGCGACCCGGGATATAAACCCAACCAGAACTGGCAAACGAAAGTATTCCCCACCAACGCCGCCGGAGAGCCATACATCGATCCGCAAAAGAACCGCGAGCTCGAAAACTGGGGCCCCCGCTTTGCGAATCAGCGCGTGCTGAACTACGACGGCACCTGGACGGAATATAAAGCCGCACCCAACAACTATCTCGACGCATTCCAGACGGGTGTGGGCTACATCACCAACGTGGCGCTCGACGGGGCAACGGAAAAATCATCCTTCCGTTTGTCTTATTCCCGCAACCAGGCCGAAGGGTTCAACCTGCGCAACAAGATGGACAAAAACGCCTTCTCCCTGCGCGCCACCCACAACCTCACCAGCTTCATCGCGCTGGATGCAGGAGCGGACTATACCACCCTCAACGGTGAGAACCCGCCTGCGCTGGGCCTGAATAACTTTATCTGGATCTTCCCGCGCAACTACGACACCAAATACTGGATGCAGCGCGCCAAATATACCAGCACCCTGGGCGGCGTGCCCAAACCGTACGATCCGGCCGAAACGAACTTCGTACCCGGCGCCGACTACTGGTTCCGCATCTATGAAAATAACTACCTGCAGGACGAACAGATGTTCCGCGGCCGCCTCACCATCACGGCGACCCTCAACAGCTGGCTGAAACTGCAGCTGGAAGGTAACTTCAGCAACCTCGCCATCAAGAAGGAAACCAAGGAACTGGGCCAGGGATACAACTTCACCGGCGCGGACAATACCAGCGGCGGTAAATACGGCCTGGGCCACTCCAACAAACAGAGCTATTTCTTCAAATGGATGGGCCTGGTGACCAAACAGCTCAGCAAAGACCTGTCGCTGAACGGTTACATCGGCGGTGAAACGCAGCGCTTCAATGTTTCGCACAACTACTCCGAAACAGCGGGCGGCCTCATCTTCCCGGGCAACTATTTCCTCGGCAACTCACAGAAACCGCAATTCTCCGAAGGCGGTGTGAAAACAAGGAAAACCATCAACTCCATATACGCCAGCGCCGACCTCGCGTATAAAGACCAGCTTTACATGCAGGCCACCTGGCGCGGCGACTGGTCGTCTGCGCTCACCTACGCCAACGGCGAAGGCAACAATTTCTACAACTACCCGGCCGTGAGCCTGTCGTGGATATTCACGGAAACGTTCAAAATGCCGTCGTTTATCTCCTTCGGTAAACTGCGCAGCAACGTGGCCTGGCTGGGCGGCGATCTGGATCCGTTCCTCATCAACCCCGGTTTCAAACTCCAGGGCTACAGCGAAGCCAACGGCGGCAACACACCGCTGCTGACCTACTTCATGGATCCCAGCGGGCAGTCGTTCGTAGTAGACAAAAACATCAAGCCGCTGAATAAAAGAGCCGTGGAAGCGGGGCTGGATCTGCGCTTCCTGCAAGACAGGCTGGGCATCGACGTGACCCTTTACCGCGACAATACTTTCAACCAGGCCATCCGTATTCCTGCCGCCGCGGAATCCGGTGTGAACAGCCTGATGATCAATGCCGGCAACATCCAGAACTCCGGCGTCGAAATCGCCCTCAACGCCACGCCTGTCAAAACGAAGAGCTTCGACTGGAACACCGTGCTGACCTATACCCGCAACCGCAACAAGATCGTGGAACTGTACGGCGACCGTGAGTATTATGCGCTCGACGACGAAGGGCTGGGCGGCAACGACCAGATTCCCTACGCCAAAGTGGGCGGCGCATACGGTGTTATCCGCACCCGTATCCACTCCAAATCTTACCAGGCGGTGGATGCCAGCGGCAACCCGAAAGACCATCCCAACAACGGCAAGGTGGTGCTCGCCTGGCGCTCCGATGCCAGGGCGGCCTTCCCCAAGCGCAGCAACGAATGGAAAGATGTGGGCGACATCAACCCCGATTTCCGCGGCAGCTGGGACAACACTTTCCGTTACAAAAACTTTTCGCTCAACTTTCTCATTGATGCCAAGATCGGTGGCGATATGGTGATGCATACCCTGCGGTACGGCACCCATACCGGCATCTTCAAATCATCTTTACAGGGAAGGGATAAGGAACATGGCGGCATCGAATGGACCAGCCGGTACGATAACCAGACTTACGACGACGGTATCCTCCCTGAGGGGGTGTTCGACAACGGTCAGAAGATCACGCAGCCCGATGGAACAGAGGTGGATGTCAGCGGGATGACTTTCCGCGAAGCCTACGATAAAGGATATGTGGAGCCCACGCACCTGCCGCAGTTCAACTACCGTTACGGATCGTTCTCCACCGCGGTGGGCGATTACTGGGTAGTGGAAAACTCCTGGGTATCGCTGCGCCAGCTGGCGCTGAATTATACGCTGCCGCAAAGCGTCGCCGCCAAACTGCACCTCACCAACCTGGGCGTGAGCATCATCGGCCGCGACCTGTTTTATCTCTATAATTCTTTACCCAATAATATCAACCCTGCCTCCAACAATTCCAACAGAACGAGTGTGAATAAAGAGGAAGGTTTTGTTCCGCCCATGGTACGCTCTTTCGGGTTTACCATCAGGGCAGGGTTTTAA
- a CDS encoding SusD/RagB family nutrient-binding outer membrane lipoprotein, whose product MKKLSLYIVIAAVVCVSCKKDFAEINTDPSVVTSPDINALFAYSAENIESYQGTEWIWENLEQLLRFSQHLTTDPYELSTNINSRYGVLYNRVLPNLFEIRKQIDAKTDKDRYRNIRAVTYVLQILHALKVTDMNGSMPYTQAILGRTEAQYKPVYDNQKTLYDTWLKELTEAADALSADAAGQVNLGASDFYYANAWQNWAKLANTLKLRIAARYEGQDVNATKRIFKEVMQSPAGFIDSDIAQFVYNKPQHNPIGNDIDYRSPRFGTSSIINFLKSTNDPRLKIYFSPNDLVGSFKDTLAKYGKTLPAFINVNDPLVMFQGGPADWTTDPAVATFYKTTFDAGGDNKYRLIGNINKRFFAPRYGTFSNSNGRMLDYMVTWAETCFYIAEFIQKGHGVGFDTKGSAADWYNRGIAASMQTMNKIAIAAESTTGFTGNGDAEIAAYQNHVNVKFNGVNNLERIYIQQYLNFYRLPTEAFTFVRRTGYPKNTSTYYPRNAWNEPIPRRYPLEEPPLGTNNENWQKAQQEQGFTPGDRGVPALSTQRLWFDKNSPDFGKGI is encoded by the coding sequence ATGAAGAAATTAAGCCTGTATATAGTCATCGCCGCGGTTGTATGCGTTTCGTGCAAAAAAGACTTTGCGGAGATCAATACCGATCCCAGCGTGGTGACCTCGCCGGATATCAACGCGCTTTTTGCCTATTCCGCGGAAAATATAGAAAGTTACCAGGGCACGGAATGGATATGGGAAAACCTGGAGCAGCTGCTCCGCTTTTCGCAGCATCTCACCACGGACCCCTATGAGTTGTCGACCAACATCAACAGCCGCTACGGCGTATTGTACAACAGGGTGCTGCCCAACCTGTTCGAGATCCGGAAACAGATCGATGCCAAAACCGACAAGGACCGGTACCGCAACATCAGGGCCGTGACCTATGTGCTGCAGATCCTGCACGCGCTGAAGGTGACTGACATGAACGGTTCCATGCCTTACACACAGGCCATCCTGGGCAGAACGGAAGCGCAGTACAAACCCGTGTACGACAATCAGAAAACGCTGTACGATACCTGGCTGAAAGAGCTCACCGAAGCGGCCGACGCCCTCAGCGCGGACGCCGCGGGCCAGGTGAATTTAGGGGCCTCCGATTTCTATTACGCCAACGCCTGGCAGAACTGGGCCAAGCTGGCCAATACTCTCAAGCTGCGCATCGCTGCACGGTACGAAGGGCAGGACGTGAATGCCACGAAACGTATATTCAAGGAGGTGATGCAAAGCCCGGCCGGTTTCATCGACAGCGATATTGCCCAATTTGTGTATAATAAACCACAACACAATCCCATCGGCAACGATATCGATTACCGCAGCCCCCGCTTCGGCACCTCTTCGATCATCAATTTCCTCAAATCCACCAACGACCCGCGCCTGAAGATCTATTTCAGTCCCAACGACCTGGTGGGATCCTTTAAAGACACGCTGGCCAAATACGGCAAAACGCTGCCCGCTTTCATCAACGTGAACGATCCGCTGGTGATGTTCCAGGGCGGCCCCGCCGACTGGACTACCGACCCGGCTGTCGCCACCTTCTACAAAACCACCTTCGATGCCGGCGGCGACAATAAATACCGCCTGATCGGCAACATCAACAAACGTTTCTTTGCGCCGCGTTACGGCACTTTCAGCAACAGCAACGGCCGCATGCTCGATTATATGGTGACCTGGGCTGAAACCTGCTTCTACATCGCAGAGTTCATCCAGAAAGGACACGGCGTTGGTTTTGATACCAAAGGCTCGGCAGCGGACTGGTACAACAGGGGCATTGCCGCATCCATGCAGACGATGAACAAGATCGCCATCGCCGCAGAGTCCACCACCGGCTTCACCGGCAACGGGGACGCGGAGATAGCCGCTTACCAGAACCATGTGAACGTAAAATTCAACGGTGTGAACAACCTGGAGCGCATCTACATCCAGCAGTACCTGAATTTTTACCGCCTGCCCACCGAGGCGTTCACATTCGTCAGAAGGACCGGTTATCCGAAAAATACATCCACCTATTATCCGCGCAATGCGTGGAATGAACCCATCCCGCGCCGCTATCCGCTGGAAGAACCACCGCTGGGCACCAATAACGAAAACTGGCAGAAAGCCCAGCAGGAACAGGGTTTCACGCCTGGCGACAGGGGAGTGCCCGCACTCAGCACGCAGCGTTTGTGGTTCGATAAAAACAGTCCCGATTTCGGGAAAGGGATTTAG
- a CDS encoding YihY/virulence factor BrkB family protein yields MKQPIKHWWGLFKCAASDFMDDKVLKLSASLAYSTVFSIAPMLIIVLYFSDIFLGREALEGDLYGQLRGMMGPAAAQQVQDIVKNSTLSRDFGWSTVIGFVTLIIGATGVFSEIQDSINLIWRLKAKPKVGTGIVKILLTRLLSFSMVISLGFVMVVSLVIHGIIEVLIGRLTAEFPDVAVVVVYIINLVVTFATITALFAVIFKVLPDAKVKWGHVWVGAITTAVLFMLGKAAIGFYLGNSNISSTYGAAGSIVILLVWVYYSAAILYFGAEFTRQYVQHTGARIYPNDYAVWVEQVEMESKGNLPEKSNDIA; encoded by the coding sequence ATGAAACAACCCATAAAACATTGGTGGGGCCTTTTCAAATGTGCGGCAAGTGATTTTATGGACGACAAGGTGCTGAAGCTGAGCGCGTCCCTCGCATATTCCACGGTGTTTTCCATTGCCCCCATGCTGATCATCGTGTTGTATTTCAGCGACATCTTCCTGGGGAGGGAAGCGCTGGAAGGCGACCTGTACGGGCAGCTCCGCGGGATGATGGGGCCGGCCGCCGCACAACAGGTGCAGGACATCGTTAAGAACTCCACGCTTTCCCGCGATTTCGGCTGGTCTACCGTGATCGGTTTTGTGACCCTTATCATCGGCGCCACAGGCGTATTCTCCGAAATACAGGATTCCATCAACCTCATCTGGCGGCTGAAAGCCAAGCCTAAGGTAGGTACCGGCATCGTCAAGATCCTGCTGACCCGTTTGCTGTCGTTCTCGATGGTGATCAGTCTTGGTTTTGTGATGGTCGTATCGTTGGTGATACATGGGATAATCGAGGTGCTGATCGGCCGCCTCACCGCGGAATTTCCGGACGTGGCGGTGGTAGTCGTCTACATCATCAACCTGGTGGTGACCTTCGCTACCATCACCGCTTTATTTGCCGTTATCTTCAAGGTGCTGCCCGATGCAAAAGTGAAATGGGGGCATGTGTGGGTAGGAGCGATCACCACCGCGGTATTGTTCATGCTGGGCAAGGCGGCCATCGGTTTTTATCTCGGCAACAGCAACATCAGCAGCACATATGGCGCGGCCGGTTCAATCGTGATATTGCTCGTGTGGGTGTATTATTCCGCTGCCATATTGTATTTCGGCGCGGAGTTCACCCGCCAGTACGTACAGCACACGGGCGCGCGTATTTACCCGAACGATTATGCCGTGTGGGTGGAACAGGTGGAAATGGAATCGAAGGGCAACCTGCCTGAAAAATCGAACGACATCGCCTAG
- a CDS encoding DeoR/GlpR family DNA-binding transcription regulator gives MLREERLDYILKKLKTDQKVLQAELSTDLQVSEDTVRRDLESLAQDGLLIKVRGGAIPHSPNPYSFTERILLHEQDKQLMAQKALSLLKDGQTIVLDGGTSTLVLAKLFPAHLKLTVVTNSVPIVAQLIEHPGVEVIFTGGRIFKDSRVASGLDTIRMIRRIRADLCFLGVCSLHPVVGVTGLDLEETEVKTAMVESANRVVAIGTSDKMGTAEPFKVCEMTDIDTIITDKPGDAALQPYIDLGIQVI, from the coding sequence ATGTTAAGAGAAGAGCGCCTCGATTACATTCTGAAAAAGCTGAAAACCGACCAGAAAGTGCTGCAGGCGGAGCTGAGCACAGACCTCCAGGTATCGGAGGATACGGTGCGCCGCGACCTGGAATCGCTGGCGCAGGACGGGCTGCTCATCAAGGTGCGGGGCGGCGCCATTCCCCACTCCCCCAACCCGTATTCTTTTACCGAGCGTATCCTGCTGCATGAGCAGGACAAACAGCTGATGGCGCAGAAAGCACTGTCGCTTCTCAAAGACGGGCAAACCATCGTGCTCGACGGCGGCACCTCCACCCTCGTGCTGGCGAAACTCTTCCCCGCCCATCTCAAACTCACCGTGGTGACCAACAGCGTGCCCATCGTTGCGCAGCTGATCGAACATCCCGGCGTGGAAGTGATCTTCACCGGGGGCAGGATCTTTAAAGATTCCCGCGTGGCCAGCGGCCTCGATACCATCCGGATGATCCGCCGCATACGGGCCGACCTTTGTTTCCTCGGCGTCTGCAGCCTGCACCCTGTTGTGGGCGTAACGGGCCTCGACCTCGAAGAAACGGAAGTAAAAACCGCCATGGTGGAATCCGCCAACCGCGTGGTGGCCATCGGCACCAGCGATAAAATGGGCACGGCGGAACCGTTCAAAGTCTGCGAAATGACGGACATCGACACCATCATCACCGACAAACCCGGTGACGCGGCCCTCCAGCCTTACATCGACCTGGGCATCCAGGTGATCTAG
- a CDS encoding 5' nucleotidase, NT5C type: MAKKRIAIDMDGVMADLNQHYIDWYYERTGEKVEKERLMGLPETTGFPQEGIVHHFLHTPGFFRTAPVMPGSQEVIRRLMENYEVFIVSAAVEFPQSLSEKIEWLAEHFPFISWKNIVFCGLKTIVRADYMIDDYDKNLRYFDGERLLFTAPHNINYQDYNRYDTWDDVAKFFGVQEAVTVTG; the protein is encoded by the coding sequence ATGGCAAAAAAGAGAATCGCAATTGACATGGATGGGGTGATGGCCGACCTGAACCAGCATTACATCGACTGGTACTATGAACGCACCGGCGAAAAGGTGGAAAAGGAACGATTGATGGGTTTGCCGGAAACCACCGGTTTCCCGCAGGAAGGCATTGTGCATCATTTTTTGCACACCCCCGGTTTTTTCCGCACGGCGCCCGTGATGCCCGGCAGCCAGGAGGTTATCCGCCGGCTCATGGAAAACTATGAAGTGTTCATCGTTTCTGCCGCCGTGGAATTCCCGCAGTCACTCAGCGAAAAAATCGAATGGCTGGCGGAGCATTTCCCTTTCATCAGCTGGAAAAACATCGTTTTCTGCGGCCTGAAAACCATCGTGCGGGCCGATTATATGATCGACGACTACGACAAGAACCTGCGGTATTTCGACGGCGAACGCCTGTTGTTCACCGCCCCTCACAATATCAACTACCAGGATTACAACCGCTATGATACCTGGGACGACGTTGCAAAATTTTTCGGCGTACAGGAAGCAGTGACGGTCACCGGATAA